The Pseudomonadota bacterium genomic interval CAGAAAGCCGAAGTCCAGGGTCTTCGGCACTGCGACCGGATAGTAGATCAGACCTTTTGGGGCCATCATTCCTTTGACGAAGCGGGCTTTTTCCAGGGGCTCGACCAAGCAGCGCACCGGTTGTTCAAAGACCGGGTCGCTGACCAGATATTCATTTCCTTCTTTGCCGTACACGATCAGGTTGTGGGCGTTAAAATGAAAACGCATTTCCTCGGGGAAATAGGGCAGCCAGAAAACCGAAGTCTGGGCTCCGACGATTTCGCCTTGCGCGAGCAGGGTGTCAAGGGCGGCGGTGCCCTGCCGGGCCCGGCGAAAGGTCTGCAGCCGCATGCGCAGGCCGATATTTTTCTGCAGTCCCCTGATAATCGCATGCGGGCGGCTGCGGTAGGCGATCAGGGGCAGACCGCCTAGCTTGATAAAGGGAATGTAGGCAAACATCAGGGCCCCGGAGAGACCGAAAACCATCGCCTCGGAAAGCTGTAGGCCGTGATGTCGCAGCATCAGCGCCATTACGCCACTTTCGCAATGGGCGGAATGATTATGGATGAAGGCGGGTTTTGTCATGCGTCCGCCTCGCGGTGTGGCAGCCGCGTGAGTTCCGCGAGCTCAAGCCCCAGGGCCTGGGCGTAAAGTGACAGTCTTTTTCGTCCCAGTCCGGCAAAGATCTGAGGTCTGAAATGACGCCTGATGCGCCAGAGCCAGAGGCCGGTGGCCTGGGCCAGAGTCGGCGGATCCATGCGTTGGGCGTACATATGATAATAAAGCGGGGAAGCCCGGCCGGCCAGAACCAATGCGTAAGCCTTCCGCGCCAGGCGCTCAAACTCCTCGAGGGCCTGACGGGTAGCGGCTTCTTCCACCCGCCAGCCGGAGGAGGCGACGATTTCATAAAGCCCGTCGGCGTTGGTTGCGTAAAGGGCTTTCCGGTGGCGAGCCAGGGTGGAAATGTTGTCTTGGGGAACTTGCCGATTTTCCATTCAGACTACCGTCAGATGAATGTAGGCGGTGGAAAAACGTCCGCTTTGGGGACGAAACAAAGTAGCCTCTCGCCTTTTTTCAAGGAACCCGAATT includes:
- a CDS encoding DUF4872 domain-containing protein, with protein sequence MTKPAFIHNHSAHCESGVMALMLRHHGLQLSEAMVFGLSGALMFAYIPFIKLGGLPLIAYRSRPHAIIRGLQKNIGLRMRLQTFRRARQGTAALDTLLAQGEIVGAQTSVFWLPYFPEEMRFHFNAHNLIVYGKEGNEYLVSDPVFEQPVRCLVEPLEKARFVKGMMAPKGLIYYPVAVPKTLDFGFLLPRIIRKNARAMLYSPVPIAGVSGIRRLAEAITRLEKKDPHYAKLLLGHIIRMQEEIGTGGAGFRFIYASFLQEAGKLLAEPRLEESSMMMTATGDQWREFALMLARSLRGKKNQAIDFASLRRKLESVAESETQVYRKLLATVG